In a genomic window of Nostoc sp. UHCC 0870:
- a CDS encoding tetratricopeptide repeat protein, whose amino-acid sequence MAEEPNPNHQEIIKLEGTAQDESKLTQIGRVDAENFHLNAQQVQFLVQLERSTKVESPGVLKAGNPGKSLAYWQGRKTEYAQIQQWLTDNNTFLIGIEGIGGTGKSTLATKIYDEIADFPKRFWADVSNGASFSDLAREVLTKFGFQVPEQEAQLVEALVNCLRSGQFLLIIDNLESLLQPDRQWGSLFYGDFFKAWMEFGGNSKVLFTTRERPELPQILNWLPLKGLQVDEGVALLTALGIRGDLAEFVELVDGHPLLLKLVAGLLLDRYSQDPDLSRLADLGLGNLRQLLTDPKVIGQHRLENVGIVLVLDASFAKLSELQKALLQNISVYRGAVDSAAAVAVLPGNSEPEIEGELRNIVKRSLLVEQLNGKRRFEFQPVVLEYVRYKAGDQSEAHQRAIDYYSSNLKQEPWQTKDDIREYLQIFYHWFQLENYDSAFGILIACNDFLSLRGCYTDIVYLCRQLIEGWEKTAERENRNYLFSLNFLGNAYQFLGVYKQAIKYLQHSLEIARNIGDSYVEAVSLGFLGVTYNFLGQYQQAIEFYWQSIKIAREIGDRNVQGTSLNNLAVVYEFLGQYQQAIDIHQQSIKIARELSDRNGEGNFLNNLGRVYNCLGEYQRAIEYHQQSLDIQREIGNRNGETNSLGGLGSAYNYLGQYQQAIECHQQSLDIQREIGNRNGEANSLDSLGNAYNSLGQYQQAVGFYQQSLDIAREIGYRYGEGNSLRNLGNAYRALGEYQRAIEFYQQSLEIQREIHDRNGEGISLGYLGIAYNCLEQYQQAVEFHQQSLEIAREIRDRKGEGVCLGGLALAYNCLEYYQLAIEFCQQWLDIAREISDRNGEANAWYSLGQVLKNINRESDALGAYRNARELYQKMGHDANVQDCNDRIERLSQPQTPVVLRRGFWAWLRRLWRWVRSWFWL is encoded by the coding sequence ATGGCGGAAGAACCAAACCCTAACCACCAAGAAATCATTAAATTAGAGGGAACTGCTCAAGATGAGAGTAAGTTAACTCAAATTGGTCGTGTTGATGCGGAAAACTTCCATCTGAACGCTCAACAAGTTCAATTTCTTGTTCAACTAGAACGCAGTACCAAAGTAGAATCGCCTGGGGTTCTCAAAGCTGGGAATCCTGGTAAAAGTTTGGCTTATTGGCAAGGACGAAAAACAGAATACGCTCAAATACAGCAATGGTTAACTGATAACAATACCTTTTTAATTGGCATAGAAGGCATCGGTGGTACAGGTAAATCAACGCTGGCAACGAAGATTTATGATGAAATTGCGGATTTCCCCAAGCGATTTTGGGCTGATGTCAGTAATGGGGCAAGTTTTAGCGATTTAGCCAGAGAAGTATTAACAAAATTCGGCTTTCAAGTCCCAGAACAAGAAGCGCAGTTAGTGGAAGCGTTAGTTAATTGTTTGCGTTCTGGGCAATTTTTACTGATTATTGACAACCTGGAAAGTTTATTACAACCTGATAGACAGTGGGGAAGTTTATTTTACGGCGACTTTTTTAAAGCATGGATGGAATTTGGCGGTAATAGTAAGGTGTTATTCACCACCAGAGAAAGACCAGAGTTACCACAAATACTTAATTGGCTACCCCTGAAAGGTTTACAAGTAGATGAAGGGGTAGCACTGTTAACCGCACTAGGCATTCGTGGAGATTTAGCCGAGTTTGTCGAGTTAGTGGATGGGCATCCCCTACTGTTGAAATTGGTAGCAGGTTTATTACTAGATAGATATTCTCAAGATCCAGATTTAAGCAGATTAGCAGATTTAGGCTTAGGGAATTTGCGGCAGTTGTTGACAGATCCCAAAGTAATTGGTCAGCATCGTCTAGAAAATGTGGGTATAGTTTTAGTGTTAGATGCCAGTTTTGCAAAATTGAGTGAGTTACAAAAGGCGTTATTGCAGAATATTAGTGTTTATCGTGGTGCGGTTGACAGTGCAGCAGCTGTGGCAGTGTTGCCGGGAAATTCAGAACCAGAGATTGAGGGAGAATTAAGGAATATTGTTAAGCGTTCTTTGTTGGTAGAACAACTCAATGGTAAGCGACGATTTGAGTTTCAGCCTGTGGTTTTGGAGTATGTGCGGTATAAAGCTGGTGATCAGAGTGAGGCGCATCAACGAGCTATTGATTACTATAGTTCAAATCTTAAACAAGAACCCTGGCAGACTAAAGACGATATAAGGGAATATCTACAAATTTTTTATCACTGGTTTCAATTAGAAAATTATGACTCCGCGTTTGGAATATTAATAGCCTGCAATGATTTTTTGAGCTTGCGGGGTTGTTATACAGATATAGTTTACTTATGCAGACAGCTGATAGAAGGTTGGGAAAAAACTGCGGAGAGAGAAAATAGGAATTATCTATTTAGTCTAAATTTTCTGGGCAATGCTTACCAATTTTTGGGGGTATACAAGCAGGCGATTAAGTATCTCCAACACTCTTTGGAGATAGCTAGGAACATAGGTGATAGCTATGTGGAAGCAGTTAGCTTAGGCTTTTTGGGTGTTACTTATAACTTTCTGGGACAATACCAGCAGGCGATTGAGTTTTATTGGCAGTCTATAAAGATAGCGAGGGAAATAGGTGATCGTAATGTGCAAGGTACTTCTTTAAATAATTTGGCAGTTGTTTACGAATTCCTGGGGCAGTACCAGCAGGCGATTGATATTCACCAACAATCTATAAAGATAGCGAGAGAATTAAGTGATCGCAATGGGGAAGGTAATTTTTTAAACAATTTGGGACGTGTTTACAACTGCCTGGGGGAGTACCAACGGGCAATTGAATATCATCAGCAGTCTTTGGATATACAAAGGGAAATAGGGAATCGAAATGGAGAAACCAATTCATTAGGTGGGTTGGGTAGTGCTTACAACTATCTAGGGCAGTACCAGCAGGCAATTGAATGTCATCAACAGTCTTTAGATATACAAAGGGAAATAGGAAATCGAAATGGAGAAGCCAATTCATTAGATAGTTTGGGTAATGCTTACAACAGTCTTGGGCAATACCAACAGGCGGTCGGATTTTACCAGCAATCTTTGGATATAGCAAGGGAGATTGGTTATCGCTATGGAGAAGGCAATTCCTTGCGTAATTTGGGTAATGCTTACCGCGCTCTAGGAGAATACCAGAGGGCGATTGAGTTCTACCAGCAATCTTTGGAGATACAAAGGGAGATACATGATCGCAATGGGGAAGGTATCTCTTTAGGCTATTTGGGCATTGCTTACAACTGTCTGGAGCAGTATCAGCAGGCAGTTGAGTTCCATCAGCAGTCTTTGGAAATCGCCAGAGAAATACGTGATCGAAAGGGGGAAGGTGTATGCTTAGGCGGTTTAGCTCTGGCTTATAACTGTCTGGAGTATTACCAATTGGCAATTGAGTTCTGTCAGCAGTGGTTAGATATAGCTAGAGAAATAAGCGATCGCAATGGCGAAGCAAATGCTTGGTATAGTCTAGGTCAAGTATTAAAAAACATCAACCGAGAATCAGACGCGCTTGGTGCTTATCGCAATGCTCGTGAACTGTATCAAAAAATGGGACATGATGCCAATGTGCAAGATTGCAATGATAGAATTGAGCGTCTATCTCAACCACAAACGCCTGTAGTTCTTCGCCGTGGGTTTTGGGCGTGGTTGCGTCGGTTGTGGCGTTGGGTTCGCTCTTGGTTTTGGCTGTGA